Proteins found in one Arthrobacter sp. U41 genomic segment:
- a CDS encoding serpin family protein, with protein sequence MKHKPLARLIAAAAATALALTACSVSPPALLKAGGVERVSTERSAYPAEQAQLRASARKLGAVLLADGGDAGGGNVVSSPGSLLIALAMLRAGASGGTAAEMDSVLGLPAEHRDEALNALLASLETFDGDPGSVDEKNPPRRPVLHSANGLFVDQGVPTGDGYLQSLARYYGTGVYPVDFQDEAATRPAIDAWVTKNTGGRIKKAPAQYDRENTFSLINAVYFASAWKIPFDPADTAELPFTTADGRQVAVPTMSVVQDLAFARGAGWQAVDLPYADGFVMRLVLPDSGTSGPGARDAADAARALGSVAPAPTQLYLPRWEQKSNFELRKVFAALGLQEMLQTATGFDSIQRGLKIRQAGQSATITVAEKGTIAAAVTQINAQAVSGVAPMNVIRFDRPFQYEIVHVETGLPLFMGRVSEPRAAGP encoded by the coding sequence CGCGTTTCGACGGAACGGTCCGCCTATCCGGCCGAGCAGGCTCAGCTCCGGGCGTCGGCGCGGAAGCTGGGCGCCGTGCTTCTGGCAGACGGCGGGGACGCCGGCGGCGGAAATGTGGTTTCCTCCCCGGGCAGCCTGCTGATTGCCCTGGCCATGCTGAGGGCAGGAGCATCCGGCGGAACGGCTGCCGAGATGGACAGCGTTCTGGGCCTCCCCGCGGAGCACCGTGACGAGGCCCTGAATGCGCTGCTGGCATCCCTGGAAACCTTCGACGGCGACCCTGGCTCGGTCGACGAAAAGAACCCTCCCCGCCGGCCGGTCCTGCACAGCGCCAACGGCCTGTTCGTGGACCAGGGCGTGCCCACCGGCGACGGTTATTTGCAGTCCCTTGCCCGGTATTACGGGACCGGTGTGTACCCGGTGGACTTCCAGGATGAGGCCGCCACCCGCCCCGCGATCGACGCCTGGGTCACCAAGAACACCGGCGGACGGATCAAAAAGGCACCGGCGCAATACGACCGCGAAAACACCTTCAGCCTGATCAATGCGGTGTACTTCGCCTCGGCCTGGAAGATCCCCTTCGACCCGGCAGACACCGCCGAGCTGCCATTCACGACGGCGGACGGCCGGCAGGTTGCCGTCCCCACCATGTCGGTCGTTCAGGATCTCGCCTTTGCCCGGGGTGCAGGCTGGCAGGCGGTGGACCTGCCCTATGCCGACGGCTTTGTGATGCGGCTCGTGCTGCCGGATTCCGGGACTTCCGGGCCCGGAGCGCGGGACGCCGCCGACGCTGCCCGGGCCCTAGGCTCCGTGGCCCCGGCGCCGACGCAGCTCTACCTGCCGAGGTGGGAGCAGAAGAGCAATTTTGAGCTACGCAAGGTCTTCGCGGCCCTGGGCCTGCAGGAAATGCTCCAAACCGCGACGGGCTTCGACTCAATCCAGCGCGGACTCAAGATCCGACAGGCCGGACAGTCCGCCACCATCACAGTGGCGGAAAAGGGCACGATTGCCGCGGCCGTCACACAGATCAACGCGCAGGCCGTCAGCGGTGTGGCGCCGATGAACGTGATCCGTTTCGACCGGCCGTTCCAGTATGAAATAGTCCACGTCGAGACCGGGCTGCCCCTTTTTATGGGCCGGGTGTCCGAACCCCGTGCGGCCGGACCCTGA